One Fuerstiella marisgermanici DNA window includes the following coding sequences:
- a CDS encoding 3-oxoacyl-ACP synthase III, whose amino-acid sequence MRYQHVCVETVVSNPPPNVVTSDEVERQLAPVYERLSLPFGRLELMTGIQERRFYDPGTLPGHISVATARMAVEQSGIDPASFGALLHGSVCRDQMEPATAAGVHAGAGLPDECVVMDVSNACLGLLNGMLLIADMIELGRIKAGVVVGTETGRGLVEGTIDSLLKDQTLTRKSIKSAFASLTIGSGSAAIVLCHESLSQQHRRLLGGSVLSDTSGHNLCAGGVEADVHGDSRPRMETDSEALLHAGIALAERTWQNTKQELSWSNADVDRVFTHQVGKQHRNLLMETLELDPHLDFPTVERFGNTGAVALPMALAMGLEQDPPPAGTKLALLGIGSGLNSVMLGIET is encoded by the coding sequence ATGCGTTATCAGCACGTCTGTGTGGAAACGGTGGTCTCCAACCCACCGCCGAATGTTGTCACTTCCGACGAAGTGGAACGGCAACTCGCCCCCGTGTACGAACGGTTGAGTCTGCCGTTTGGCCGCTTGGAATTGATGACTGGCATTCAGGAGCGACGCTTCTACGATCCGGGAACTCTGCCGGGACACATCAGCGTCGCCACCGCGAGAATGGCGGTGGAACAATCCGGCATCGATCCCGCCAGCTTCGGCGCATTGCTTCATGGATCAGTGTGTCGCGATCAAATGGAACCCGCAACTGCCGCGGGCGTTCATGCAGGTGCCGGCCTGCCGGACGAATGCGTCGTGATGGACGTCAGCAATGCATGTCTTGGTCTGCTGAACGGCATGCTGTTGATTGCCGACATGATCGAACTGGGCCGGATCAAAGCGGGCGTCGTCGTCGGCACAGAAACTGGCCGTGGGCTGGTCGAAGGCACCATCGACAGCCTGCTGAAGGACCAAACATTGACTCGAAAGTCGATCAAGTCGGCCTTCGCGTCGCTCACAATCGGTTCGGGCAGCGCGGCGATTGTGCTGTGCCATGAAAGCTTGAGTCAGCAGCATCGGCGTCTGCTGGGCGGTTCGGTCCTGTCCGACACGTCCGGACACAACCTGTGTGCAGGTGGCGTTGAGGCGGACGTTCATGGCGACAGCCGGCCGCGCATGGAAACCGATTCGGAAGCCCTTCTTCATGCGGGAATCGCTCTGGCCGAACGGACATGGCAGAACACGAAGCAAGAACTGTCATGGAGTAACGCCGACGTGGATCGCGTGTTCACTCACCAGGTGGGCAAACAGCATCGCAACCTGCTGATGGAAACTCTTGAGCTGGACCCCCATCTTGATTTCCCCACGGTTGAACGGTTCGGCAATACAGGAGCCGTCGCGCTGCCGATGGCTTTGGCGATGGGCCTGGAACAGGATCCGCCACCCGCCGGAACGAAGCTCGCGCTGCTGGGAATCGGTAGCGGGCTGAATTCTGTAATGCTCGGCATAGAGACGTAA
- a CDS encoding ferritin-like domain-containing protein — translation MSEVQEQIIEELKVAYWMEIETVTNYISNSINLDGVRAEEIKKALQADVLEELTHAQNLARRIKTIGGTVPGSADFKSAQATLQPTADNTDVVSVIKGVIDAENGAITQYNKLIKLCDGIDYVTQDLCIQSLADEEEHRRNFVGYLAEYEKQA, via the coding sequence ATGTCGGAAGTTCAGGAACAAATTATTGAAGAGTTGAAGGTCGCGTACTGGATGGAGATCGAGACGGTCACCAACTACATCTCGAATTCAATCAATCTCGACGGCGTGCGCGCAGAAGAGATCAAGAAGGCGCTGCAGGCAGACGTGCTGGAAGAACTCACCCACGCCCAAAATCTGGCTCGCCGCATCAAAACGATCGGAGGCACAGTGCCCGGCAGTGCCGACTTCAAATCTGCTCAGGCAACGCTGCAGCCCACTGCTGACAACACCGACGTTGTGTCCGTCATCAAGGGCGTGATCGACGCGGAAAATGGTGCAATCACTCAATACAACAAACTCATCAAACTGTGCGACGGCATCGACTACGTGACTCAGGACCTGTGTATCCAGTCGCTCGCCGACGAAGAAGAGCACCGCCGCAATTTTGTGGGCTACCTTGCTGAGTACGAAAAACAGGCGTGA
- a CDS encoding creatininase family protein, whose amino-acid sequence MRPYILAETNFTHVKDCDYKVAVLPMGATEPHNLHLPYGTDTFQAEAIGSRVCEAAWNSGAKVVMLPAIPYGTETNQSQCRLSMNVNPSTLGLVIKDLVDSLEGHGIRKLMIVNSHGGNEFKPLLRELHGKRPVQIFLCDWFRGITADVQKTIFEEAGDHAGEMETALGLAFFNDFVLKNDDGTIAADDGAVRATRFDAINNGWVSITRPWHLLTSNTGSGNPHPATAAKGEQLMQVIVERLSGFLVQLADSSVDETFPF is encoded by the coding sequence GTGCGACCTTACATTCTTGCGGAAACGAATTTTACTCATGTGAAAGACTGCGACTACAAAGTTGCCGTCTTGCCCATGGGAGCGACCGAGCCTCACAACCTGCATCTGCCCTACGGCACGGATACGTTTCAGGCAGAAGCCATCGGTTCGCGCGTTTGCGAAGCTGCGTGGAACAGCGGCGCTAAGGTTGTGATGCTGCCCGCCATTCCGTACGGCACTGAAACCAACCAGTCACAGTGTCGGCTGTCGATGAATGTCAATCCGTCGACGCTGGGACTGGTCATCAAAGACCTGGTGGATTCGCTGGAAGGGCACGGCATTCGCAAGTTGATGATTGTCAACAGCCACGGCGGAAACGAATTCAAGCCGCTACTGCGAGAACTACATGGCAAGAGGCCGGTGCAGATTTTTCTGTGCGACTGGTTTCGGGGAATCACGGCCGACGTGCAGAAGACAATCTTCGAAGAGGCAGGCGATCATGCGGGCGAAATGGAGACCGCGTTAGGTCTCGCGTTCTTCAATGACTTCGTTCTGAAGAATGACGATGGCACGATCGCGGCAGATGATGGAGCGGTCAGAGCGACTCGGTTTGACGCCATCAACAACGGCTGGGTGAGCATCACGCGACCGTGGCACCTGCTGACGTCGAATACCGGATCCGGCAATCCTCATCCCGCCACCGCAGCCAAGGGCGAACAGCTGATGCAGGTGATTGTTGAGCGACTGTCCGGATTTCTGGTTCAGCTTGCCGATTCGTCGGTGGATGAAACGTTTCCATTTTGA
- a CDS encoding PQQ-binding-like beta-propeller repeat protein yields MPLLRLTAFVLLACSGSIAHAADWAAFRGSDGSGVAADSDSLPTRWSPKANLTWKLPLPGPGVSSPIVVGNKVFVTCYSGYGLTQEDPGDIENLMRHLVCVDIQSGEKLWQADVKAALPEDPYTGIGVTAHGYASHTPVSDGKNVYAFFGKSGVHAFNLDGEKLWQAEVGKESDPTKWGSSSSPVLHDNTLIVTASAESQSIIGFDKTTGKELWRQEAEGLDGMWGTPSLVQVEDGRTDLVLCVPKEMWGLDPNSGKLRWFAKATGAEQAHASLVQNGKRVFAFTGRGGGSIALDAGGKGDISDSNTAWTGSETASFGSPVAHDGKLYVVARGVMTIVDETSGKKLKQVRLQGVQATGGRFGSLDYPSPVVAGDRLFYLNGSGQMFVFDLANEAKQIAVNKLTSDKESFGGTPAISDGRMIIRGSKHLYCVADKGETVAPDEAVVAAADDTPAASGTRPGGGGRREGGRGGAGRFDPMSMFNGLDANKDQKVTEDELEGNRMADRLKTLDKDGDKAISAEEFRSGIGSLFGGGRGGRGGGGGGGYRGRGEDKRPDRPQRPQMAE; encoded by the coding sequence ATGCCCCTGCTTCGTCTCACAGCGTTCGTCTTGCTGGCCTGTTCCGGATCAATTGCTCACGCCGCCGACTGGGCCGCGTTTCGTGGAAGCGACGGATCTGGCGTCGCCGCGGATTCTGATTCGCTACCGACACGCTGGTCGCCCAAGGCTAACCTCACGTGGAAGTTGCCTCTTCCAGGCCCCGGCGTTTCGAGCCCCATCGTTGTTGGCAACAAGGTTTTCGTGACCTGCTATTCCGGATACGGACTGACTCAGGAAGATCCCGGCGACATCGAAAATCTAATGCGGCATCTCGTCTGTGTGGACATCCAATCCGGAGAGAAACTCTGGCAGGCGGATGTGAAGGCTGCTTTACCAGAGGATCCCTACACAGGAATCGGCGTGACTGCCCACGGTTATGCCTCTCACACACCCGTTTCCGATGGCAAAAATGTGTACGCCTTCTTTGGGAAGAGCGGTGTGCATGCCTTTAATCTGGACGGCGAAAAACTGTGGCAGGCGGAAGTTGGTAAAGAGTCAGATCCAACAAAGTGGGGATCGTCGTCCAGTCCGGTATTGCACGACAACACTTTGATCGTGACGGCATCGGCCGAAAGTCAGTCCATCATCGGATTCGACAAAACAACCGGTAAGGAACTCTGGCGACAGGAAGCGGAAGGACTCGACGGCATGTGGGGCACTCCGTCGCTTGTGCAGGTCGAAGATGGCCGAACCGATCTTGTTCTATGCGTGCCGAAAGAAATGTGGGGCCTTGACCCAAACAGCGGCAAGCTGCGGTGGTTCGCAAAAGCCACGGGCGCTGAACAGGCACATGCAAGCCTCGTCCAAAACGGCAAACGCGTATTCGCATTCACGGGTCGCGGCGGCGGTAGCATTGCGCTGGATGCCGGAGGCAAGGGCGACATCTCGGACAGCAACACAGCATGGACAGGAAGCGAAACGGCCAGCTTCGGCTCGCCCGTGGCTCACGACGGCAAGCTATACGTAGTCGCTCGCGGCGTGATGACAATCGTTGACGAGACCTCAGGAAAAAAGCTCAAGCAGGTTCGCTTGCAGGGAGTACAAGCAACTGGCGGCCGCTTTGGATCGCTCGACTATCCGTCTCCCGTTGTTGCAGGCGATCGACTCTTCTACCTGAATGGCAGCGGGCAAATGTTTGTGTTTGACCTTGCCAACGAAGCAAAGCAGATCGCTGTCAACAAGCTCACATCCGACAAAGAATCATTCGGAGGAACGCCTGCGATCAGTGATGGCAGGATGATCATTCGCGGTTCGAAACACTTGTACTGCGTCGCTGACAAGGGTGAAACAGTCGCCCCCGATGAGGCAGTTGTCGCAGCAGCAGATGATACGCCGGCGGCATCCGGGACTCGCCCAGGCGGCGGCGGACGGCGAGAAGGAGGTCGCGGCGGGGCAGGGCGGTTCGATCCGATGAGCATGTTCAATGGGCTGGACGCCAACAAAGACCAAAAGGTCACCGAAGACGAACTGGAAGGCAACCGAATGGCCGACCGCCTAAAAACGCTGGACAAAGACGGCGACAAAGCGATTTCCGCCGAAGAATTCCGTAGCGGAATTGGGTCGCTGTTCGGTGGTGGTCGAGGAGGCCGCGGTGGTGGTGGTGGTGGTGGCTACCGAGGTCGAGGCGAAGACAAACGTCCCGATCGCCCACAACGACCGCAAATGGCTGAGTGA
- a CDS encoding sulfatase: MSRLTKCLAFNLAVFCLNECAVVRADDPPPNVLLIAIDDLNDWVGCLGGHPQAKTPNIDALASRGVLFTNAHCQGPICGPSRACLLSGRYPYSTGVYNQPNRKDMQQDTVNFHGKLLPQYFAEHGYETLAVGKICHGYPDTLAFQTYGGKWDNFGPKPKNGRRFNYHLPDVAWTGTQTDWGAFPNTDSKMPDDKAASWAEQQLATPREKPFFMAVGFIRPHVPFYVPQKWFDMFPLNEVQLPAVRTDDLNDVPAISRAIHELPKYPTLDFLQRNNNEQFRLCVQAYLACTAFVDHQVGRVLKSLAESRHADNTIIVLFSDHGYHLGEKDRVSKHSLWEESTRVPLIILRPGSSAAVRSDLPVGLVDLYPTLTQLCHLPAKTSNEGTSLVPILNQTVTDWRFAISTTYAKDNHSLRSKRHRYIHYEDGTEELYDHEADLNEWNNLATSDTPPDILARFRRELPKHNAGYHPSTQSGAVNAWFQQHFKRHGVVK, encoded by the coding sequence ATGAGTCGCCTAACGAAGTGTTTGGCCTTCAACCTGGCAGTATTCTGCCTGAATGAATGTGCCGTCGTCCGCGCAGACGATCCGCCGCCCAACGTACTACTCATTGCCATCGACGATCTCAATGACTGGGTCGGTTGCCTTGGCGGGCATCCTCAGGCGAAAACTCCGAACATTGATGCTCTTGCAAGTCGCGGCGTGTTGTTCACGAACGCTCATTGCCAGGGGCCAATTTGCGGGCCATCGCGAGCGTGCCTGCTGTCGGGCCGATACCCGTATTCAACCGGCGTCTACAACCAGCCTAACCGCAAAGACATGCAGCAAGACACCGTGAATTTTCATGGCAAGTTGCTGCCGCAATACTTTGCGGAACACGGCTACGAAACGCTGGCCGTCGGTAAGATCTGTCATGGGTATCCGGACACGCTCGCGTTTCAAACCTACGGCGGCAAGTGGGATAACTTCGGCCCGAAACCGAAGAACGGGCGTCGCTTTAACTACCACCTTCCAGACGTTGCCTGGACGGGGACTCAAACAGACTGGGGTGCCTTTCCTAACACCGACAGCAAAATGCCCGACGACAAGGCGGCCTCCTGGGCTGAACAACAGCTCGCAACGCCGCGTGAAAAACCGTTCTTCATGGCAGTCGGATTCATTCGCCCGCATGTGCCGTTCTATGTGCCGCAGAAGTGGTTCGACATGTTCCCGCTGAACGAAGTCCAGCTACCTGCTGTTCGAACAGACGACCTTAATGACGTGCCTGCCATCAGCCGCGCAATCCACGAACTGCCAAAGTACCCAACACTCGATTTTCTGCAGCGGAACAATAACGAGCAATTTCGGTTGTGCGTGCAGGCGTATCTGGCCTGTACGGCATTCGTCGATCATCAGGTAGGACGCGTGCTTAAGTCGCTGGCAGAAAGTCGTCACGCGGACAACACGATCATCGTGCTGTTCAGCGATCACGGATACCACCTCGGCGAAAAGGACCGAGTCTCCAAACACAGCCTATGGGAAGAATCGACTCGCGTGCCGCTAATCATCTTGCGCCCCGGTTCTTCCGCCGCGGTGCGTTCTGATTTACCGGTCGGACTTGTCGACCTCTACCCAACCCTCACGCAACTTTGCCATCTGCCCGCAAAAACGTCCAATGAAGGCACCAGCCTCGTGCCGATCCTCAACCAAACAGTCACCGACTGGCGGTTCGCCATCTCGACGACCTACGCAAAGGACAACCATTCGCTGCGATCAAAACGCCACCGCTACATCCACTACGAAGACGGCACGGAGGAACTCTACGATCACGAGGCAGATCTCAACGAATGGAACAACCTCGCAACCTCCGACACACCGCCAGACATCCTCGCACGATTCCGCCGTGAGTTGCCAAAACACAATGCGGGGTACCATCCATCAACCCAAAGCGGCGCAGTCAATGCCTGGTTTCAGCAACATTTTAAACGACACGGCGTGGTGAAGTGA
- a CDS encoding TspO/MBR family protein yields the protein MNEPIQTGVQRRWASLVGFIVLCFGASAIGALFPPDGWYKTLVRPSYAPPNWVFGPVWTVLYLMMAVSGWLVWTSKPGPGKAAALTAFFVQLILNSIWSVLFFGMHRPDLALVDISLLWLAIACTVTLFRRHSTTAALLLLPYLAWVSFAALLNYGFWSLN from the coding sequence ATGAACGAACCAATTCAGACCGGCGTCCAGCGACGCTGGGCGTCACTTGTCGGATTCATCGTGCTGTGCTTCGGTGCCTCAGCAATTGGCGCGCTCTTCCCGCCAGACGGATGGTATAAGACACTTGTACGCCCCAGTTACGCACCGCCGAACTGGGTTTTCGGCCCGGTCTGGACTGTTTTGTATTTAATGATGGCGGTGTCCGGATGGCTTGTCTGGACATCAAAGCCAGGCCCCGGCAAGGCGGCCGCATTGACGGCATTTTTCGTTCAGTTGATCCTGAATTCGATCTGGTCGGTGTTGTTCTTTGGAATGCATCGACCAGACCTTGCCTTGGTGGATATTAGCCTGCTGTGGCTCGCCATCGCCTGCACGGTCACGCTGTTTCGGCGGCACTCAACCACCGCAGCTTTGCTGCTGCTTCCCTACCTGGCGTGGGTCAGCTTTGCGGCGTTGCTGAACTATGGGTTCTGGTCACTGAATTGA
- a CDS encoding dienelactone hydrolase family protein gives MLRFLFALTLLPATYFGSEAAAEDTLPALTNGTAPANFEEMWSGFDPRAEPLDVELLQEWEEDGVVLRIVRFHIGVFKGQKATLAAIYGFPAGTDNRIKKHPGLVQIHGGGQYADHRACLMNAKRGYATVSIAWVGRISAPGYRVGPAEVKLFWGEKTDAPNHKLTTDWGAVDGYHAPCRNPKNNFPSAKPWPWTIDDVESPRNSPWFLCAVAARRALTFLEQQPEVDPDRLGVYGHSMGGKLTVMTAVDSRVKAAAPSCGGMSDRDNASDIFVSTICDNVSLKQIACPIIFLSPANDFHGRIGDLPRAVNGIKSDDWRVTCSPHHNHQDSAEYEVATLLWFDQQLKNSFDFPKTPETSLQLANDDGIPSILIKPDTSRHIETIDVFYTQHGKATETNSDRENTTNRFWRHAAASLSDGTWTATLPVTTVDQPLWVYANVTYGLDGPVSGAGYYYGIYTAKTFNVSSVLDTASPEQLKAASVKATLNQSLVIEDFADDWQKEWFSYKPAEWPRATHKVYDGQWRAPDNAKLSLQVRSQQPNKLVIMIDGYAAIADVEKGDAWQDVTFASKDFRNLAGDSLPGWKDIRELKLSDAERLRPARGDSTPSKIVGRNWKGQPPEFRNLRWIDNAPNKQRP, from the coding sequence ATGCTTAGATTTCTGTTCGCACTGACGCTGTTGCCCGCGACGTACTTCGGTAGCGAGGCTGCTGCGGAAGACACTCTGCCGGCACTCACAAACGGCACGGCTCCAGCCAACTTCGAAGAAATGTGGTCAGGCTTTGATCCGCGAGCCGAGCCACTCGACGTCGAACTACTGCAGGAATGGGAAGAAGACGGAGTCGTCCTGCGCATCGTGCGGTTTCACATTGGCGTGTTCAAAGGGCAGAAAGCCACGTTGGCGGCCATCTACGGCTTCCCGGCCGGCACCGACAATCGCATTAAAAAACACCCCGGCCTTGTCCAGATTCACGGAGGTGGCCAGTACGCAGATCATCGAGCGTGCCTGATGAACGCGAAACGCGGCTATGCCACAGTTTCGATCGCCTGGGTCGGAAGAATTTCAGCCCCCGGCTATCGCGTCGGCCCGGCGGAAGTGAAACTCTTCTGGGGCGAAAAAACGGATGCCCCGAACCACAAACTCACAACCGACTGGGGCGCCGTCGATGGCTACCATGCTCCCTGCCGAAACCCAAAGAACAACTTTCCGTCAGCGAAGCCCTGGCCCTGGACGATTGATGACGTGGAATCGCCGCGCAACAGCCCGTGGTTCCTCTGCGCAGTGGCGGCTCGACGGGCACTCACATTTCTGGAGCAACAGCCCGAAGTTGATCCCGACAGGCTTGGCGTTTATGGGCACTCAATGGGTGGCAAATTAACAGTGATGACAGCGGTTGACTCGCGAGTGAAAGCGGCCGCACCATCGTGTGGCGGTATGAGCGATCGCGACAACGCAAGCGACATCTTTGTTTCGACAATTTGCGACAACGTCAGCCTGAAACAAATTGCGTGCCCGATCATTTTTCTTAGCCCGGCCAACGATTTTCACGGTCGCATCGGCGATCTTCCGCGAGCTGTCAACGGAATCAAAAGTGATGACTGGCGAGTCACCTGTTCTCCGCATCACAATCACCAGGACTCAGCCGAATACGAAGTTGCGACGCTGTTATGGTTTGATCAGCAACTGAAGAATTCGTTCGACTTCCCCAAAACGCCGGAAACAAGTCTGCAGCTTGCAAACGACGACGGCATTCCTTCGATTTTGATCAAACCAGATACGTCTCGCCACATTGAGACTATCGACGTGTTCTATACACAACACGGAAAGGCGACTGAAACGAATTCCGATCGAGAGAACACGACGAATCGTTTCTGGCGACACGCTGCTGCAAGTCTGTCGGATGGAACATGGACTGCCACGTTGCCGGTGACCACCGTCGACCAACCTCTGTGGGTTTACGCCAATGTGACGTATGGTCTGGACGGCCCGGTCTCAGGTGCGGGCTACTATTACGGCATCTACACGGCAAAAACGTTTAACGTGTCTTCGGTACTCGACACAGCTTCACCAGAACAGCTGAAGGCTGCGTCCGTGAAGGCCACTCTAAATCAGAGTCTGGTGATTGAAGACTTCGCCGATGACTGGCAAAAAGAATGGTTCTCGTACAAACCCGCAGAGTGGCCCCGAGCAACTCACAAAGTCTACGATGGTCAATGGCGTGCGCCCGACAACGCGAAGCTAAGCCTGCAGGTCCGGTCACAACAACCCAATAAGCTGGTCATCATGATCGACGGATACGCCGCCATTGCTGACGTCGAAAAGGGCGACGCATGGCAGGACGTCACTTTTGCTTCGAAGGATTTTCGAAACCTCGCGGGCGATTCTCTGCCAGGTTGGAAAGATATTCGCGAGTTAAAACTCAGCGACGCAGAACGGCTCCGCCCCGCACGTGGCGATTCTACCCCATCGAAAATCGTGGGCAGGAATTGGAAGGGGCAACCGCCCGAATTTCGCAACTTGCGCTGGATCGACAACGCGCCCAACAAACAGCGGCCGTAA
- a CDS encoding RidA family protein → MSYEARIAELGLTLPEAPPAGGTYSPVLVVNGMAYVSGQGPVGPDGNYLTGRVGDDLTEEEGVAAARVVGLTMLATIKAQLGSLDKVKRVVKVLGMVNSTPDFKTHPKVINGFSDLMVEVFGENGRAARSAVGMGSLPGNIPVEVEAILELED, encoded by the coding sequence ATGAGCTACGAAGCGCGTATCGCTGAACTCGGCCTGACTCTCCCTGAGGCCCCTCCGGCTGGCGGCACCTACAGCCCGGTCCTCGTCGTCAACGGCATGGCCTACGTTTCCGGTCAGGGCCCCGTCGGCCCGGACGGTAACTACCTGACCGGTCGAGTCGGCGACGACCTGACCGAAGAAGAAGGCGTCGCTGCCGCACGAGTTGTCGGCCTCACAATGCTGGCCACCATCAAAGCTCAGCTGGGCAGTCTCGACAAAGTGAAACGCGTCGTGAAGGTGCTGGGCATGGTCAACAGCACGCCGGATTTCAAGACGCACCCGAAAGTGATCAACGGTTTCAGCGACCTGATGGTCGAAGTCTTCGGCGAAAACGGCCGAGCCGCCCGCAGTGCCGTCGGCATGGGCTCACTCCCCGGCAACATCCCGGTCGAAGTCGAAGCGATTCTGGAACTTGAAGATTAA
- the floA gene encoding flotillin-like protein FloA (flotillin-like protein involved in membrane lipid rafts), protein MIPHLMQFAQAEAEGGGISFTTMLLIGFLVIFGFFFLIFFGMFASVASLWFRAFMSGAMVGPVQMVVMKLKKVNPQVIVDSRIMAVQAGLQGVTTNAMESHYLAGGNVPIIVRSMIAAHRAKIDLDWNTAAAIDLAGRNVLEAVQTSVKTKVIDCPDVTRHGRSTLDGVARDGIQLKARARVTVRTNLGQLVGGATEETIIARVGEGIVSAIGSCETHKEVLANPMLIAKAVLDKGLDSQTAYEIVSIDIADIDVGDNVGARLQADQAEADVRIARAKAEERRAQAVAREQEMKALTQEHQAEVVLAESEIPKSMADAYRDGSLRASKS, encoded by the coding sequence ATGATTCCGCACCTCATGCAGTTCGCTCAGGCGGAAGCCGAAGGCGGTGGCATCAGCTTTACAACGATGCTGTTGATTGGCTTCCTTGTCATCTTCGGTTTCTTTTTCCTGATCTTCTTCGGCATGTTTGCGTCGGTGGCGTCGCTGTGGTTTCGGGCGTTTATGTCCGGTGCCATGGTCGGACCGGTTCAGATGGTCGTCATGAAGCTTAAGAAAGTGAATCCGCAGGTGATTGTGGATTCTCGCATTATGGCCGTTCAGGCTGGCCTGCAGGGCGTCACGACCAACGCCATGGAATCTCACTATCTGGCCGGCGGAAACGTGCCGATCATCGTGCGTTCCATGATCGCCGCTCATCGTGCAAAAATTGACCTCGACTGGAACACGGCGGCCGCCATCGATCTTGCCGGCCGCAACGTGCTGGAAGCCGTTCAGACCAGCGTGAAGACAAAAGTCATCGACTGTCCTGACGTCACACGCCACGGCCGATCGACGCTGGACGGTGTGGCTCGCGACGGTATTCAGCTGAAGGCGCGAGCTCGCGTCACCGTGCGAACCAACCTCGGACAGTTAGTGGGTGGTGCCACAGAAGAAACCATCATCGCACGCGTGGGCGAAGGCATCGTTTCTGCCATCGGTTCGTGCGAGACTCATAAGGAAGTTCTCGCCAATCCGATGCTGATTGCCAAGGCTGTCTTGGACAAGGGCCTGGACTCTCAAACAGCGTACGAAATCGTCTCCATCGACATCGCGGACATCGACGTCGGCGACAATGTGGGAGCTCGACTACAAGCCGACCAGGCCGAAGCAGACGTCCGCATCGCCCGCGCGAAGGCCGAAGAACGCCGCGCTCAGGCTGTGGCTCGCGAACAGGAAATGAAAGCGCTGACTCAGGAACATCAGGCGGAAGTCGTGCTGGCGGAATCCGAGATTCCAAAATCGATGGCGGATGCGTATCGAGACGGCAGCTTGCGAGCGTCCAAGAGCTAG
- the ychF gene encoding redox-regulated ATPase YchF: protein MEAGIVGLPNVGKSTLFNALTCSGAAASANYPFCTIEPNEGIVSVPDSRLDTITKYIPPQKIIPAILKLVDIAGIVEGASKGEGLGNKFLSHIREVDAVLQVVRCFEDEDVTHVSGDVNPISDIEVIETELLLADLETLTNALPKAERAARSGDKEAKVRVEVIKRCSAHADEGNLLRTLEFTPDEAKIVRGLGLMTAKPVLYIANVDEDDVPGNGPLVQKVREHAAKVGAEVVPVCAKFEAELSELDEADRAEMLESVGLEEPALGTVARAAYRTLGLQSYFTAGEKEVRGWTIPIGATAPQAAGVIHTDFEKGFIRCEVYTLAALEEYKSEKEIRAAGKLRVEGKEYVMKDGDICHFLFNT from the coding sequence ATGGAAGCCGGAATTGTCGGTCTCCCGAATGTTGGCAAGAGTACTCTGTTTAACGCCCTGACGTGTTCCGGGGCGGCGGCAAGTGCCAATTATCCGTTCTGCACGATTGAACCGAACGAAGGCATCGTGAGCGTTCCCGACAGTCGGCTGGACACGATCACAAAGTATATCCCGCCGCAGAAGATCATTCCTGCGATCCTGAAACTGGTTGATATCGCCGGGATTGTGGAAGGAGCCAGCAAAGGCGAAGGGCTGGGAAACAAGTTCCTGAGTCACATTCGTGAAGTCGACGCCGTGCTTCAAGTCGTCCGCTGCTTTGAAGACGAAGACGTGACTCACGTGTCCGGCGACGTCAACCCTATCTCAGACATCGAAGTCATCGAGACTGAACTTCTGCTGGCCGATCTGGAAACGCTTACAAACGCTCTGCCCAAAGCGGAACGAGCGGCTCGCAGCGGCGATAAGGAAGCCAAAGTACGGGTTGAAGTCATCAAGCGATGCAGTGCTCATGCGGACGAAGGGAACCTGCTGCGGACGCTGGAGTTCACTCCCGACGAAGCGAAGATCGTTCGCGGTCTTGGACTGATGACCGCCAAACCGGTTCTGTACATTGCCAATGTCGACGAAGACGACGTCCCTGGCAACGGACCGTTGGTCCAGAAAGTGCGTGAACACGCAGCAAAGGTCGGTGCAGAAGTGGTGCCGGTTTGCGCGAAGTTCGAAGCTGAGCTATCAGAACTGGATGAAGCCGACCGAGCCGAAATGCTGGAGTCTGTCGGGCTGGAGGAACCCGCGCTGGGAACAGTGGCTCGCGCGGCGTATCGTACGCTCGGACTGCAGAGCTACTTCACGGCTGGCGAGAAAGAAGTCCGTGGGTGGACAATCCCCATCGGTGCAACAGCTCCACAGGCCGCTGGTGTGATTCACACAGACTTCGAAAAAGGCTTCATTCGCTGTGAGGTCTATACACTGGCAGCACTCGAAGAATACAAGAGCGAAAAGGAAATTCGCGCCGCAGGAAAGCTGCGAGTGGAAGGCAAAGAATACGTGATGAAGGATGGCGACATTTGCCACTTCCTGTTCAACACGTAA